A stretch of Zymoseptoria tritici IPO323 chromosome 1, whole genome shotgun sequence DNA encodes these proteins:
- a CDS encoding calcipressin (Calcipressin, calcineurin inhibitor) has translation MSPALKRRSHTLSLDLSDLPQLSQPSPASNTLIITNLADVSIFTAANLESIQQAITAHAPTHSFCPLRSMRRIIVSFYTIEDAVAVRQLLDGETVLGNRVRVYFGANTKVDLTEDQHLQAPKSQRLFFISPPPSPPVGWTMRNEEPPNKEVHADDLASALAKLHARPAADDALYENMDSGAQTQRSPVNRQRSGTTGSMVVYDPQEHGKSPDLPAIAVEDTTESPLPLSPMEGVEKKFPHTARPPVELM, from the coding sequence ATGTCTCCCGCGCTCAAGAGACGATCTCACACCCTCAGTCTGGATCTCTCAGACCTACCCCAACTCTCGCAACCTTCGCCGGCCTCAAACACTCTGATCATCACCAACCTCGCCGACGTTTCCATATTCACCGCCGCAAACCTCGAATCCATCCAACAAGCCATCACCGCACACGCGCCCACACACTCCTTCTGCCCTCTGCGGTCGATGCGCCGCATCATCGTCTCCTTCTACACCATCGAAGACGCCGTTGCGGTCCGGCAACTCCTGGACGGCGAGACCGTGCTGGGAAACCGCGTGCGAGTCTACTTCGGCGCCAATACCAAAGTCGACTTGACAGAAGATCAACACCTGCAAGCTCCGAAGTCCCAGcgcctcttcttcatctcccctcctccatcgcctcccGTGGGCTGGACAATGCGCAACGAAGAGCCCCCGAACAAGGAAGTCCACGCCGACGACCTCGCCTCTGCGCTCGCGAAACTCCACGCCCGACCCGCAGCAGATGATGCATTGTACGAGAACATGGACAGTGGAGCACAGACACAGCGCTCGCCGGTGAACAGACAACGATCGGGTACAACTGGTTCGATGGTGGTATATGATCCCCAGGAACACGGCAAGTCGCCCGATCTGCCGGCTATTGCGGTGGAGGATACGACGGAGAGTCCGTTGCCGTTGAGCCCGATGGAGGGCGTAGAGAAGAAGTTTCCGCATACCGCGAGACCGCCGGTGGAGCTGATGTAG